The following proteins are co-located in the Sphingomonas donggukensis genome:
- a CDS encoding NnrU family protein, with product MSPFAWEIIAATAFVGSHFILSHPLRAPIVARVGERGFLGLYSLVAAVTLVWLVLAYRATAADAPLWAVGDGLWAIGTVLMLVGSILFVGSLIGNPALPDPSGRPKPAPVPRGVFTITRHPMMWGFAIWGIVHILIFPTPANIVLCKAIIILALVGAWLQDRKKARLQPDTWPQWQAQTSYWPFAGRARIGGFRGHDIAGGVVVWLAATWAHIPLAAWAAGIWRWIV from the coding sequence ATGTCGCCGTTCGCCTGGGAAATCATCGCCGCGACCGCCTTCGTCGGCAGCCATTTCATCCTCTCGCATCCGCTACGCGCGCCGATCGTCGCGCGGGTCGGAGAGCGGGGGTTCCTGGGCCTCTACAGCCTCGTCGCCGCGGTCACGCTCGTCTGGCTGGTGCTCGCCTATCGTGCGACGGCGGCGGATGCGCCGCTGTGGGCGGTTGGCGACGGGCTGTGGGCGATCGGCACGGTGCTGATGCTGGTCGGCAGCATCCTGTTCGTCGGCTCGTTGATCGGCAATCCCGCCCTGCCCGACCCGAGTGGACGACCGAAGCCCGCCCCCGTCCCGCGCGGTGTCTTCACCATCACGCGCCACCCGATGATGTGGGGGTTCGCGATCTGGGGGATCGTCCATATCCTGATCTTCCCGACGCCTGCCAACATCGTGCTGTGCAAGGCCATCATCATCCTCGCGCTGGTCGGCGCGTGGCTGCAGGACCGCAAGAAGGCGCGGCTCCAGCCCGATACATGGCCGCAGTGGCAGGCGCAGACGAGCTACTGGCCCTTCGCCGGGCGGGCGCGCATCGGCGGTTTCCGCGGGCACGACATCGCCGGCGGGGTCGTGGTGTGGCTGGCCGCGACCTGGGCGCACATTCCGCTCGCCGCCTGGGCGGCGGGCATCTGGCGGTGGATCGTCTGA
- a CDS encoding peptide MFS transporter translates to MVDSPTADSRQEPDITHVNPADQKTWFGHPHQLARLFTTEMWERFGYYGMRALLTLYLTQHFLFGDRSATGLYGGYTALVYLTPLIGGYLADQYLGSKRAVKFGAILMALGYFTLCFGGQTATPYATIDGQRYEVTVEKAADGVETRYVNDGAAKLAIKGNDDGSVSLLAPDGTATRTIAKGGFASDGERSPFFVTVMLIALCMVSVGNGFFKPNISTMVGELYAPGDRRRDTGFTIFYMGINLGSLASQILCPFLAVAFGWWAGFGLAAAGMLLSFFLITFDGGKLKGYGEPPIRAGQKDPALGIFALALLGIPAFYLLFVNLMNMAPPEPGSGLIGYVASLSLMGKLLFGTFIIAVPGILIWSFLKGSRTEFQMMLAAMVLIVFNVVFWTLFEQAGSSLTLFADRNTDLSVFGLFSISAGQTQFFNAFFIVVFAPILAIMWTKLAEAGREPSIPVKFGIALIGVGLGFLFLVWGSQFVGPDYKVGIWWLAGLYLIHSLAELCISPVGLSMITKLSIARIVGLMMGVWFLSISVAQYFAGMIAQIASVETVGGQVTNLKVSLDTYNGVFTLISEWAIGLGLLLLLLAWPLKKWMHGVK, encoded by the coding sequence ATGGTCGACAGCCCGACGGCAGACAGCCGCCAAGAGCCCGACATCACCCACGTCAACCCGGCCGATCAGAAGACGTGGTTCGGCCACCCGCACCAGCTGGCGCGGCTGTTCACCACCGAGATGTGGGAACGCTTCGGCTATTACGGCATGCGCGCGCTGCTGACGCTGTATCTGACGCAGCATTTCCTGTTCGGCGATCGGTCGGCGACCGGCCTGTACGGCGGCTACACCGCGCTGGTGTATCTGACCCCGCTGATCGGCGGCTATCTGGCCGACCAGTATCTGGGATCGAAGCGCGCGGTGAAGTTCGGCGCGATCCTGATGGCGCTGGGATATTTCACCCTCTGCTTCGGCGGGCAGACGGCGACGCCCTATGCGACGATCGACGGCCAGCGATACGAAGTCACGGTCGAAAAGGCCGCCGACGGGGTCGAGACGCGCTACGTCAACGACGGTGCGGCGAAGCTGGCGATCAAGGGCAACGACGACGGGTCGGTGTCGCTGCTGGCGCCCGACGGCACCGCGACGCGCACCATCGCCAAGGGCGGTTTCGCCTCGGACGGCGAGCGCAGCCCGTTCTTCGTGACGGTCATGCTGATCGCGCTCTGCATGGTCAGCGTCGGCAACGGCTTCTTCAAGCCCAATATCTCGACGATGGTCGGCGAGCTCTATGCGCCGGGTGACCGACGCCGCGATACCGGCTTCACGATCTTCTACATGGGCATCAACCTGGGCTCGCTGGCGTCGCAGATCCTTTGCCCGTTCCTGGCGGTGGCGTTCGGTTGGTGGGCGGGCTTCGGCCTGGCCGCGGCGGGCATGCTGCTCAGCTTCTTCCTCATCACCTTCGATGGCGGCAAGCTGAAAGGATATGGCGAGCCGCCGATCCGTGCGGGCCAGAAGGATCCGGCGCTCGGCATCTTCGCGCTCGCGCTGCTCGGTATTCCGGCGTTCTACCTGCTGTTCGTCAACCTGATGAACATGGCCCCGCCGGAGCCGGGTTCGGGCCTGATCGGCTATGTCGCGTCGCTGTCGCTGATGGGCAAGCTGCTGTTCGGCACCTTCATCATCGCGGTGCCGGGCATCCTGATCTGGTCGTTCCTGAAAGGCAGCCGCACCGAATTCCAGATGATGCTGGCGGCGATGGTTCTGATCGTGTTCAACGTCGTGTTCTGGACGCTGTTCGAACAGGCCGGATCGTCGCTGACGCTGTTCGCGGACCGCAATACCGACCTGTCGGTATTCGGGCTGTTCAGCATCTCGGCGGGACAGACGCAATTCTTCAACGCGTTCTTCATCGTGGTGTTCGCGCCGATCCTGGCGATCATGTGGACCAAGCTGGCCGAGGCGGGGCGTGAGCCGTCGATCCCGGTCAAGTTCGGCATCGCGCTGATCGGCGTCGGCCTGGGCTTCCTGTTCCTCGTCTGGGGGTCGCAGTTCGTCGGGCCGGATTACAAGGTCGGCATCTGGTGGCTGGCGGGGCTGTACCTGATCCATTCGCTGGCCGAGCTGTGCATCTCGCCGGTCGGCCTCAGCATGATTACTAAGCTGTCGATCGCGCGCATCGTCGGGCTGATGATGGGCGTGTGGTTCCTGTCGATCTCCGTCGCGCAGTATTTCGCCGGCATGATCGCGCAGATCGCCAGCGTCGAGACGGTCGGCGGACAGGTCACCAACCTGAAGGTCAGCCTGGATACGTACAACGGCGTGTTCACGCTGATCTCCGAATGGGCGATCGGGCTCGGCCTGCTGCTGCTGCTGCTCGCCTGGCCGCTCAAGAAGTGGATGCACGGCGTCAAGTGA
- a CDS encoding nitroreductase family protein → MFNDLATPLTLLATRRSGKPRDMIAPGPNDAELDAILAIAARVPDHGKLGPWRFVVVGADQREAFARVLTDALLAEKPDAGPRDIEAAEQFANQAPALVVVLSAPIPGHKIPQWEQELSAGAACMQLLNAATAHGYAGGWLTGWAAYSPRVRDAFGAAPERIAGFIFLGTPARPLEERPRPDLQRTVTRWQV, encoded by the coding sequence ATGTTCAACGATCTCGCTACCCCGCTCACCCTCCTCGCCACCCGCCGTTCGGGCAAGCCGCGCGACATGATCGCGCCGGGGCCGAACGACGCCGAGCTCGACGCGATCCTGGCGATCGCCGCGCGCGTGCCCGACCACGGCAAGCTCGGGCCGTGGCGCTTCGTGGTCGTCGGCGCCGACCAGCGCGAAGCCTTTGCCCGCGTGCTGACCGATGCGCTGCTGGCCGAGAAGCCCGACGCCGGCCCGCGCGATATCGAGGCGGCGGAGCAGTTCGCGAACCAGGCGCCGGCGCTCGTCGTCGTGCTGTCGGCGCCGATTCCGGGTCACAAGATACCGCAGTGGGAGCAGGAATTGTCGGCGGGTGCGGCCTGCATGCAATTGCTGAACGCCGCCACCGCGCACGGCTATGCCGGCGGGTGGCTGACCGGCTGGGCCGCCTACAGCCCGCGCGTCCGCGACGCGTTCGGCGCCGCGCCCGAGCGGATCGCCGGCTTCATCTTCCTGGGCACGCCGGCGCGTCCGCTCGAGGAACGCCCGCGTCCGGACCTGCAGCGTACCGTCACCCGCTGGCAGGTTTGA
- a CDS encoding GntR family transcriptional regulator — MTALEHDDSPVYLKLRAGIAAAILRGEYGAGDQLPSVRAYAAEQGANPLTVAKAYQSFQDDGYVEVRRGVGMFVLPGAVEALRVAERERFLTGMWPRVKDHIALLGLDTADLLDRERA, encoded by the coding sequence ATGACAGCCTTGGAGCATGACGACAGCCCGGTCTATCTGAAGCTGCGCGCCGGCATCGCCGCGGCGATCCTGCGCGGCGAATATGGCGCGGGCGACCAGCTGCCATCGGTGCGCGCCTATGCCGCCGAGCAGGGCGCGAACCCGCTGACCGTCGCCAAGGCGTATCAGAGCTTCCAGGACGACGGCTATGTCGAGGTTCGCCGCGGTGTCGGCATGTTCGTGCTGCCGGGTGCGGTCGAGGCGCTGCGCGTCGCTGAGCGCGAACGCTTCCTGACGGGCATGTGGCCGCGGGTGAAGGACCACATCGCGCTGCTGGGCCTAGACACCGCGGATTTGCTGGATCGCGAGCGGGCCTAA
- a CDS encoding DUF2059 domain-containing protein, producing the protein MIVLAMLLQAAAPAPAPAQRPAPTAEMARLGTEVARSGTFAKLAPLMVEQQTGELLRDTPGLTPADQAELRAIAKTTGAAGIERITGMMGVSYAGALSADDMRAIIAFNATDAARRYRAAEPNAMAIAVQSMGKLDFKGDVRRALCTKTGKGCAAGGK; encoded by the coding sequence ATGATCGTACTGGCGATGCTGTTGCAGGCGGCGGCGCCTGCCCCCGCCCCGGCACAGAGGCCCGCGCCGACCGCGGAGATGGCACGGCTGGGGACCGAGGTCGCGCGCAGCGGCACCTTCGCCAAGCTCGCGCCGCTGATGGTCGAGCAGCAGACCGGCGAGTTGCTGCGCGACACCCCCGGCCTGACGCCCGCCGACCAGGCCGAACTGCGCGCCATCGCCAAGACGACCGGCGCCGCGGGGATCGAGCGGATCACCGGGATGATGGGGGTCAGCTACGCAGGCGCGCTGTCGGCGGACGACATGCGCGCGATCATCGCCTTCAACGCCACCGACGCCGCCCGCCGCTACCGCGCGGCGGAGCCCAATGCGATGGCGATCGCGGTGCAGAGCATGGGCAAGCTGGACTTCAAGGGCGACGTGCGACGCGCGCTGTGCACGAAGACCGGCAAGGGATGTGCGGCGGGCGGGAAGTAG
- a CDS encoding S9 family peptidase: MTQTPPVAARRPSITTHHGIEISDDWAWLRDQGYPKVTDTEVLDYLKAENAYFESVMAPHQPLIDTLFTEMRGRIKEDEASVPQKDGDWLYWTDFETGGEYRRWWRRPVAGGDDQLILDEPTLAKGKEYFRLGGLSVSNDGRLMAYAIDDNGSERFELRVKNLETGEMLPDVIPGILSDIVWTADDAGFLYGLANDQWRTDNARYHKLGTDPADDVELYHEDDEGYRVGVGETQSRKWIIISTGDHVTSEVRLLPASAPFAEPILVAPRLSGREYDVDEHDGTLFIHTNDTDPMWRLVTAPITDPSTWTELIAPSKHFYMTGVVTFAEFFVVEGREDGLDQIEVHYYDGRSPRRIAFTEASYVADVGDNPEYAIDTLRLSYQSMVTPGTVYDYDLASGGLTLRKVQTIPSGYDAAKYATERVKITARDGTEVPCSVVFPKDFPRDGSGKLYLYAYGAYGHAIPPGFSTTRMSYLDRGMAFAIAHVRGGDDLGQQWYHDGKLEKRTNTFNDFVDVAKGLIERGFTHNGGIAISGGSAGGELMGAVVNSDPELWGAVVADVPFVDVLNTMLDATLPLTPGEWPEWGNPIEDKAAFELIRSYSPYDNVRAQAYPPMFISGGLNDPRVTYWEPAKWAAKLRATKTDDNILLLKTNMGAGHGGKSGRWESLKEAAEDMAFVLWQLGVAE; this comes from the coding sequence ATGACCCAAACGCCCCCCGTCGCCGCCCGCCGCCCCTCCATCACCACGCATCACGGGATCGAGATATCGGACGACTGGGCGTGGCTGCGCGATCAGGGCTATCCCAAGGTCACCGATACCGAGGTGCTCGATTACCTGAAGGCCGAGAACGCCTATTTCGAGAGCGTGATGGCGCCGCACCAGCCGCTGATCGACACGCTGTTCACCGAGATGCGCGGGCGGATCAAGGAAGACGAGGCATCGGTGCCGCAGAAGGACGGCGACTGGCTGTACTGGACCGATTTCGAGACCGGCGGCGAGTATCGGCGGTGGTGGCGGAGGCCCGTCGCGGGGGGTGACGACCAGCTGATCCTCGACGAGCCGACACTCGCCAAGGGCAAGGAATATTTCCGGCTGGGCGGCCTGTCGGTCAGCAACGACGGACGGCTGATGGCCTATGCCATCGACGACAACGGCTCCGAACGCTTCGAGCTGCGGGTGAAGAACCTGGAGACGGGCGAGATGCTGCCCGACGTCATCCCCGGCATCCTTTCCGACATCGTGTGGACCGCGGACGACGCGGGGTTCCTCTACGGCCTCGCCAACGACCAGTGGCGCACCGACAATGCGCGCTATCACAAGCTCGGCACCGACCCCGCCGACGACGTCGAACTCTACCACGAGGATGACGAGGGCTACCGCGTCGGCGTGGGCGAGACGCAGTCGCGCAAGTGGATCATCATCTCCACCGGCGACCATGTGACGAGCGAGGTACGGCTGCTGCCCGCTAGCGCTCCCTTTGCCGAGCCGATCCTGGTCGCGCCGCGCTTGTCCGGCCGTGAATACGACGTCGACGAGCATGACGGCACGCTGTTCATCCACACCAACGACACCGACCCGATGTGGCGGCTGGTGACCGCGCCGATCACCGACCCGTCGACCTGGACCGAGCTTATCGCGCCCTCGAAGCATTTCTACATGACCGGCGTCGTCACCTTCGCCGAATTCTTCGTGGTGGAGGGGCGCGAGGACGGGCTCGATCAGATCGAGGTGCATTATTACGACGGGCGCTCGCCCCGGCGGATCGCGTTTACGGAGGCGAGCTATGTCGCCGACGTCGGCGATAATCCCGAATATGCGATCGACACGCTGCGGCTGAGCTATCAGTCGATGGTCACGCCGGGAACAGTGTACGATTACGACCTGGCCAGCGGCGGGCTGACCTTGCGCAAGGTGCAGACGATCCCGAGCGGCTACGACGCCGCCAAATACGCGACCGAGCGGGTGAAGATCACCGCCCGCGACGGGACGGAAGTGCCGTGTTCGGTGGTGTTCCCGAAGGATTTCCCGCGCGACGGGTCGGGCAAGCTGTATCTCTACGCCTATGGCGCCTATGGCCATGCGATCCCGCCGGGCTTCTCGACCACGCGGATGTCGTACCTTGACCGCGGCATGGCCTTTGCCATCGCGCATGTCCGTGGCGGCGACGACCTGGGCCAGCAATGGTATCACGACGGCAAGCTCGAGAAGCGCACGAACACCTTCAACGACTTCGTCGACGTGGCGAAGGGGCTGATCGAACGCGGCTTTACGCACAACGGCGGCATCGCGATCTCGGGCGGGTCGGCAGGCGGCGAGCTGATGGGGGCGGTCGTCAATTCGGACCCCGAGCTGTGGGGCGCGGTGGTTGCCGACGTGCCGTTCGTCGACGTGCTCAACACGATGCTCGACGCCACGCTGCCGCTGACGCCGGGGGAATGGCCCGAATGGGGCAACCCGATCGAGGACAAGGCCGCGTTCGAGCTGATCCGCAGCTATTCGCCCTACGACAATGTCCGCGCGCAGGCCTATCCGCCGATGTTCATCTCGGGCGGCTTGAACGACCCGCGGGTGACCTATTGGGAGCCGGCCAAATGGGCGGCGAAGTTGCGCGCGACCAAGACCGACGACAATATCCTGCTGCTGAAGACCAACATGGGCGCCGGGCACGGCGGCAAGTCCGGGCGGTGGGAAAGCCTGAAGGAAGCCGCCGAGGACATGGCATTCGTGCTGTGGCAATTGGGAGTGGCCGAATGA
- a CDS encoding aminopeptidase P family protein, giving the protein MSSHADRLAALREQLKRTSLDGFVVPLTDEHMSEYVGSYARRLEWLTGFQGSAGTAAVLPEAAAIFTDGRYTLQVRQQVSGDDWSYVDVPGTSVAEWLRANAPQRARIGYDPWLHTRAWVDEARKALAGQGAELVAVDTNPVDAVWPDRPAPSPAKLVVQPDAVAGKSSAAKRADVADWLGEQNADAAVLSALDSIAWTLNIRGGDVAHTPVALSYVIVNADGTADLFVAPEKMTDAVAQHLGNAVRVHDRRDFAPALGRFDGKRVAVDPERSVAAVFDALDGGGATVLALRDPTVLPRAQKNLAEIAGHSAAQARDGVVMTKFLRWIEAEAPKGELTEIAASDHLQHLRAAAGAVDLSFDTISATGAHGASPHYKAHAESNARIEPGQLYLIDSGGQWQDGTTDITRVVPVGAPTAEMRDRFTRVLKGHIAIATAVFPEGTVGGQLDSFARRPLWEAGLDFAHGTGHGVGAYLSVHEGPQRIAKPNYPGGGPSEPLRAGMLLSNEPGYYKAGEYGIRIENLILVVERTIPGGTEAMLGFETLTFAPIERDLIEPSLLTPHELEWLNAYHAEVVAKIGPACDGEDRAWLTRKCAPIG; this is encoded by the coding sequence ATGTCCTCCCATGCCGATCGCCTTGCCGCCCTGCGTGAGCAGCTGAAGCGCACCTCGCTCGATGGTTTCGTCGTGCCGCTGACCGACGAGCACATGAGCGAATATGTCGGCAGCTACGCGCGGCGGCTCGAATGGCTGACGGGCTTCCAGGGGTCGGCCGGCACCGCCGCCGTGCTGCCGGAGGCCGCGGCGATCTTCACCGACGGGCGCTACACGCTTCAGGTGCGTCAGCAGGTATCAGGCGACGACTGGTCCTATGTCGATGTCCCCGGCACGTCGGTCGCCGAGTGGCTGCGCGCCAACGCACCGCAGCGGGCGCGGATCGGCTACGACCCGTGGCTCCACACCCGCGCCTGGGTGGATGAAGCACGGAAGGCGCTGGCCGGGCAGGGGGCGGAACTCGTCGCGGTCGACACCAACCCGGTCGATGCGGTCTGGCCCGACCGGCCCGCGCCCTCGCCCGCGAAGCTGGTCGTCCAGCCCGATGCCGTCGCGGGCAAGTCCTCCGCCGCGAAGCGCGCCGACGTCGCCGACTGGCTCGGCGAACAGAACGCCGACGCCGCCGTCCTGTCGGCGCTCGATTCGATCGCGTGGACTCTCAACATTCGCGGCGGCGACGTCGCGCACACGCCGGTCGCGCTCAGCTACGTCATCGTCAACGCCGACGGCACCGCCGACCTGTTCGTGGCGCCTGAAAAGATGACCGACGCAGTCGCCCAGCACCTCGGCAACGCGGTGCGCGTCCACGACCGCCGCGACTTCGCGCCGGCACTCGGGCGCTTCGACGGCAAGCGCGTCGCGGTCGATCCCGAACGCTCGGTCGCGGCGGTGTTCGACGCGCTCGACGGCGGCGGGGCGACGGTGCTCGCGCTGCGCGACCCGACCGTGCTGCCGCGCGCGCAGAAGAACCTCGCCGAAATCGCCGGTCACAGCGCCGCCCAGGCCCGCGACGGCGTGGTGATGACCAAATTCCTGCGCTGGATCGAGGCGGAGGCACCCAAGGGCGAACTGACCGAAATCGCCGCGTCCGACCACCTCCAGCACCTGCGCGCGGCGGCGGGCGCGGTCGACCTGTCGTTCGACACCATCTCCGCCACCGGCGCCCACGGCGCGAGCCCGCATTACAAGGCCCACGCCGAATCGAATGCGCGCATCGAGCCCGGCCAGCTCTACCTGATCGATTCGGGCGGCCAGTGGCAGGACGGCACCACCGACATCACCCGCGTCGTGCCCGTCGGCGCGCCAACCGCGGAGATGCGCGACCGCTTCACCCGCGTGCTGAAGGGCCATATCGCCATCGCCACCGCGGTCTTTCCCGAAGGCACCGTCGGCGGCCAGCTCGACAGCTTCGCGCGGCGGCCACTGTGGGAGGCGGGGCTCGATTTCGCGCACGGCACCGGCCACGGCGTCGGCGCGTATCTCTCGGTGCATGAGGGGCCGCAACGCATCGCCAAGCCCAACTATCCCGGCGGCGGCCCGTCCGAGCCCTTGCGCGCGGGCATGCTGCTGTCGAACGAGCCCGGCTATTACAAGGCGGGCGAATACGGCATCCGCATCGAGAATTTGATCTTGGTCGTCGAGCGCACGATTCCCGGCGGGACGGAGGCGATGCTGGGGTTCGAGACGCTGACCTTCGCACCGATAGAGCGCGACCTGATCGAACCGTCGCTCTTGACGCCGCACGAACTTGAGTGGCTCAATGCGTACCACGCCGAGGTCGTCGCAAAGATCGGCCCGGCGTGCGACGGAGAGGACCGGGCATGGCTGACACGAAAGTGCGCACCCATCGGCTGA
- a CDS encoding MerR family DNA-binding protein → MKIGPTSAASGVSQRMIRHYEKIGLIPSAPRRDSGYRDYSGADVQRLRFIANARDLGFPIEEIRTLLGLWSNAERSSADVKLLATARADELGRKAAALEEMRHALLDLAARCQGNDRPDCPIIDDLVGEVSTA, encoded by the coding sequence GTGAAGATCGGACCCACCTCGGCCGCCAGCGGCGTCTCGCAGCGAATGATCCGTCATTATGAGAAGATCGGCCTAATTCCGTCGGCGCCGCGGCGCGACAGCGGCTACCGGGATTATTCCGGCGCCGACGTTCAGCGTTTGCGGTTTATCGCCAACGCGCGCGACCTCGGTTTTCCAATCGAGGAGATTAGGACGCTGCTTGGACTGTGGAGCAACGCCGAGCGATCGAGCGCCGACGTGAAGTTGCTAGCGACCGCGCGTGCCGACGAACTCGGCCGCAAGGCCGCGGCGCTCGAAGAGATGCGCCATGCGTTGCTCGACCTCGCAGCGCGCTGCCAGGGCAACGATCGCCCAGACTGTCCAATCATCGACGACCTAGTGGGAGAGGTCTCGACCGCATAG
- a CDS encoding heavy metal translocating P-type ATPase, which translates to MNDAHGDENHATRSCCGDRGGGEQDGMPPVETVRDPVCGMTVDPAATSHHATHEGREYHFCSAACRTKFVADPDAYVGDAPRPASEPVPGAMWTCPMHPQIRQEGPGTCPICGMALEPEDPTLDDGPNPELVDFTRRTWVAGALTVPLLAVSMVAEMLGVHFVPPAWNPWVQLALAAPIVLWAGLPFFQRGWTSLVTRHLNMFTLVSIGVGAAFAYSVVATVAPGLFPQSFRMHGMVPVYYEAAGVVVTLVLLGQVLELRARAATGKAIRALMDLAPKTARRIGSDGGEEEIDLSAVVAGDRLRVRPGEAVPVDGAVVEGRSSVDESMLTGEPAPVLKDEGATVIGGTVNGTGSLVIEAKAVGSDTVLARIVKMVAEAQRSRAPIQGVADRVSGWFVPLVVAVAVVTFVVWNVVGPEPRFGHALLNAIAVLIIACPCALGLATPMSIMVGTGRGAHAGVLIKDAEALQLMEKVDTLVIDKTGTLTEGRPALIAVETADGFDRDDVLGAAASVEARSEHPLAHAIVTAARDAALDVGAVDDFDSQTGLGVSGRVGGREIVVGNAAQIERIGGDVAPLQQVANRHLGDGAGVMFVAIDGRLAGLLAVADPIKASARDAIAALRSEGLRIVMLTGDAQGTADAVAKAIGGIDEVHAGLKPEDKARIVGELKAKGAKVAMAGDGINDAPALAAADVGVAMGTGTDVAIESAGMTLTKGDLAAMVRARRLAKATMRNIRQNLFFSFLFNGIGVPVAAGILYPVAGILMSPMIAGAAMALSSFTVVTNALRLNTVKL; encoded by the coding sequence ATGAACGATGCACATGGCGACGAAAACCACGCGACCCGCAGCTGCTGCGGCGATCGCGGGGGTGGCGAGCAAGACGGTATGCCGCCGGTCGAGACCGTCAGGGATCCGGTCTGCGGCATGACCGTCGATCCTGCCGCAACGTCGCATCATGCCACGCACGAGGGGCGTGAGTATCATTTCTGCTCGGCAGCCTGCCGGACGAAGTTCGTCGCCGACCCCGACGCCTATGTCGGCGACGCGCCCCGCCCGGCCTCCGAGCCGGTTCCGGGAGCGATGTGGACCTGCCCGATGCACCCGCAGATCCGTCAGGAGGGACCCGGAACGTGTCCGATCTGCGGCATGGCGCTCGAACCCGAGGATCCGACGCTTGACGACGGGCCGAACCCGGAGCTGGTCGACTTCACTCGCAGGACCTGGGTCGCCGGTGCGCTGACCGTGCCGCTGCTCGCAGTCTCGATGGTGGCGGAGATGCTCGGTGTGCACTTCGTGCCGCCCGCGTGGAATCCCTGGGTGCAGCTGGCTCTGGCAGCGCCGATCGTCCTGTGGGCGGGACTGCCGTTCTTCCAGCGGGGCTGGACGTCGCTGGTCACCCGTCACCTGAATATGTTCACGCTCGTCTCAATCGGCGTCGGCGCGGCCTTCGCCTACAGCGTCGTCGCGACCGTCGCGCCGGGCCTATTCCCGCAGTCGTTCCGGATGCACGGAATGGTGCCCGTCTACTACGAGGCCGCAGGCGTGGTCGTCACCCTCGTCCTGCTCGGCCAGGTGCTGGAGCTCCGCGCCCGTGCCGCGACCGGCAAGGCGATCCGCGCGCTGATGGACCTCGCCCCCAAGACGGCGCGACGGATCGGTTCAGATGGCGGCGAGGAGGAGATCGACCTCTCGGCGGTGGTCGCGGGCGATCGGCTCAGGGTCCGTCCTGGCGAAGCGGTTCCGGTCGATGGTGCCGTGGTCGAGGGCCGATCGTCGGTGGACGAGTCGATGCTCACCGGCGAGCCCGCCCCTGTCTTGAAGGACGAGGGCGCCACCGTGATCGGCGGCACCGTGAACGGCACCGGCTCGCTCGTGATCGAAGCGAAGGCGGTCGGGTCAGACACCGTGCTGGCGCGCATCGTGAAGATGGTCGCCGAGGCGCAGCGCAGCCGCGCGCCGATCCAGGGGGTCGCCGATCGGGTGTCGGGCTGGTTCGTGCCGCTCGTGGTCGCCGTGGCCGTGGTGACCTTCGTGGTCTGGAACGTCGTCGGACCCGAACCGCGGTTCGGCCACGCATTGCTCAACGCGATCGCGGTGCTGATCATCGCCTGCCCATGCGCATTGGGCCTCGCGACGCCGATGTCGATCATGGTCGGCACGGGGCGCGGCGCCCATGCCGGCGTGTTGATCAAGGATGCAGAGGCGCTGCAACTGATGGAGAAGGTCGATACGCTCGTGATCGACAAGACGGGCACGCTGACCGAGGGACGACCGGCGCTGATCGCTGTCGAGACCGCCGACGGGTTCGATCGCGACGATGTGCTGGGCGCCGCCGCTTCAGTGGAGGCGCGTTCCGAACATCCGCTCGCTCACGCGATCGTCACCGCCGCCCGCGACGCCGCGCTGGACGTGGGTGCGGTCGACGACTTTGACTCGCAGACCGGTCTGGGGGTCAGCGGCCGCGTCGGTGGCAGGGAGATCGTCGTCGGCAACGCCGCCCAGATCGAGCGGATCGGCGGGGACGTCGCGCCACTGCAACAGGTCGCCAACCGTCACCTGGGCGATGGCGCCGGCGTGATGTTCGTCGCGATCGATGGGCGTCTCGCCGGATTGCTGGCGGTCGCCGATCCGATCAAGGCCTCGGCACGCGACGCGATTGCGGCTTTGCGCTCGGAAGGGCTGCGGATCGTGATGCTGACCGGGGATGCACAAGGGACGGCGGACGCTGTCGCCAAGGCGATTGGCGGCATCGACGAGGTCCACGCCGGTCTGAAGCCCGAGGATAAGGCGCGCATCGTCGGCGAACTGAAGGCAAAGGGCGCGAAGGTGGCAATGGCCGGTGACGGCATAAACGACGCACCGGCCCTCGCTGCTGCCGACGTCGGCGTCGCCATGGGCACCGGAACCGACGTGGCCATCGAAAGCGCCGGGATGACGCTCACGAAGGGCGACCTCGCGGCGATGGTCCGCGCGCGCCGCCTGGCGAAGGCGACGATGCGCAACATCCGCCAGAACCTGTTCTTCTCGTTCCTGTTCAACGGCATCGGCGTGCCGGTCGCGGCGGGTATCCTCTATCCCGTCGCCGGCATCCTGATGTCGCCGATGATCGCCGGTGCCGCGATGGCGCTGTCGAGCTTTACGGTCGTGACGAACGCGCTTCGGCTCAATACGGTGAAGCTGTGA